In the Palaeococcus pacificus DY20341 genome, one interval contains:
- a CDS encoding SDH family Clp fold serine proteinase, whose protein sequence is MDPLSGFLGSLIWWLLIFYMLLAPQIQYKQLQLARKKVLERLSKKMNSTVITMIHRQESVGLFGIPFYKFISIEDSEEVLRAIRAAPKDKPINLILHTPGGLVLAATQIAKALKDHPAKTRVIIPHYAMSGGTLIALAADEIIMDPHAVLGPIDPQLGQYPAPSIIKAVERKGADKVDDQTLILADVAEKAIKQVQNFVYDLLKDKYGEAKAKELAQILTEGRWTHDYPITVEEAKKLGLNVSTDVPKEVYALMDLYKQPMRQRGTVEFMPYSVNQENKH, encoded by the coding sequence ATGGATCCACTAAGTGGCTTTTTAGGATCACTAATTTGGTGGCTTCTAATATTTTACATGCTGTTAGCCCCCCAAATCCAGTATAAACAGCTGCAACTAGCGAGAAAAAAAGTGCTAGAGCGCTTATCAAAAAAGATGAACTCAACAGTGATAACCATGATTCACAGACAAGAAAGTGTTGGCCTCTTCGGAATACCATTTTACAAGTTCATAAGCATTGAAGACAGCGAAGAAGTGCTGAGAGCTATTAGAGCAGCACCTAAGGATAAACCAATAAACTTAATACTTCATACACCAGGCGGTCTTGTTTTGGCTGCAACTCAGATAGCTAAGGCCCTGAAAGACCATCCTGCAAAAACAAGGGTGATAATACCTCACTATGCAATGAGCGGGGGAACATTGATAGCTCTGGCCGCTGATGAGATAATAATGGATCCTCACGCGGTTTTAGGACCCATAGATCCCCAGTTAGGGCAATATCCTGCACCAAGCATAATAAAGGCTGTTGAAAGGAAAGGAGCAGATAAAGTAGACGATCAAACCCTAATCTTGGCAGATGTTGCAGAAAAGGCCATTAAACAAGTTCAAAACTTTGTATATGACCTGTTAAAGGACAAATATGGGGAAGCAAAAGCTAAAGAGCTAGCCCAAATATTAACTGAAGGCAGATGGACTCATGATTACCCGATCACCGTTGAAGAAGCCAAAAAGCTCGGATTGAACGTTAGCACAGATGTGCCAAAAGAAGTATACGCTTTAATGGATCTCTAT
- a CDS encoding ArsR/SmtB family transcription factor — translation MKIAELIEKLNDKQKKTVQRCLSKCEIVDLNEEIEIEMDEETVRFLKIISNPIRLGILKMLKNRWMCVCLISKGLEQDQTLISHHLRSLKEMNLVYERREGKLKFYKTNTEELAKYLKKLSEGFGINW, via the coding sequence ATGAAGATTGCGGAGTTAATAGAAAAGCTAAATGATAAGCAGAAGAAGACAGTTCAACGTTGTTTAAGCAAGTGTGAGATAGTGGATTTAAATGAGGAGATTGAGATTGAGATGGACGAAGAAACTGTGAGATTCTTAAAGATCATCTCAAACCCTATAAGGCTTGGTATCCTTAAAATGTTAAAAAACAGGTGGATGTGTGTTTGTTTAATTTCTAAAGGGCTCGAACAGGATCAAACGCTAATTAGCCATCACTTGCGCTCATTGAAAGAGATGAACCTTGTATACGAGAGAAGAGAAGGGAAGCTTAAATTCTACAAAACTAATACAGAAGAGCTCGCTAAATATCTAAAAAAGCTTTCTGAGGGATTTGGAATTAATTGGTAA
- a CDS encoding MazG nucleotide pyrophosphohydrolase domain-containing protein: MRKLQSEVDELVNELGGYWKPFEMLAALIEELGEFSKEMLKFEGIKGENSKEKLIEEFGDVLFALVCIANYYGIDCEEALRKSISKYANRDLNLWK; encoded by the coding sequence ATGAGAAAACTACAAAGTGAAGTTGATGAACTTGTAAATGAGTTAGGGGGATACTGGAAACCATTTGAAATGCTTGCTGCGTTGATTGAAGAGCTTGGAGAGTTTTCTAAAGAAATGCTGAAGTTTGAAGGTATTAAAGGGGAGAATAGTAAAGAAAAGCTTATTGAAGAGTTTGGTGATGTACTTTTCGCGCTTGTGTGCATAGCAAACTATTACGGCATAGATTGCGAAGAGGCTTTACGGAAGAGCATCTCTAAATATGCAAATAGGGACTTGAACTTGTGGAAATGA